One window of the Methylocystis parvus OBBP genome contains the following:
- a CDS encoding ribbon-helix-helix domain-containing protein, with amino-acid sequence MNEAAKTPIRVVKHSIVIAGHRTSVSLEEPFWRALKEIAATDGVSLAGLVARVDEGRGTANLSSALRVFALERASGSK; translated from the coding sequence GTGAACGAGGCCGCGAAAACTCCCATCCGCGTCGTCAAACATTCCATCGTCATCGCCGGCCACCGCACCAGCGTCTCGCTGGAGGAGCCCTTCTGGCGCGCGCTGAAGGAAATCGCGGCGACGGACGGGGTCTCGCTCGCGGGGCTGGTGGCGCGGGTGGATGAAGGGCGCGGGACGGCGAATTTATCGTCGGCGCTAAGGGTGTTCGCGTTGGAGAGGGCGAGCGGCTCAAAGTAG
- a CDS encoding DUF4169 family protein has product MGEIVNLRRARKARDRREKEEAAQANRVAYGRTKAERELNEARKRLEAEKLDAHRRDTPEEPA; this is encoded by the coding sequence ATGGGAGAGATCGTCAATCTCCGCCGCGCCCGCAAGGCGCGCGACCGGCGCGAGAAGGAAGAGGCGGCGCAGGCGAATCGCGTCGCTTACGGGCGAACGAAGGCCGAGCGGGAGCTGAACGAGGCGCGGAAGCGGCTCGAGGCGGAGAAACTCGACGCGCATAGGCGCGACACGCCGGAAGAGCCCGCGTGA
- a CDS encoding SspB family protein, with the protein MATDLIRYDLLVQDAMRGVVRKVLGDVAISGYLPGDHHFTIVFRTDAPGVKISRRLAEQWPHELTIILQHQFSNLEVDQNGFGVTLSFRSIPEHLYIPFAAITDFYDPSVEFGLRFEASDMEEEEDEEEEDAPPQRPTLRAVDEIAEAAPVKAAPAKAPAKIEKVEEKRAASKADAPAAESAEAESDGDAKVVSIDAFRKKT; encoded by the coding sequence ATGGCGACCGATCTTATTCGTTACGATCTTCTTGTTCAGGACGCGATGCGCGGCGTCGTGCGGAAAGTTCTGGGAGACGTCGCGATCAGCGGTTATCTCCCCGGCGACCACCACTTCACCATCGTTTTTCGAACCGACGCGCCGGGCGTGAAGATTTCCCGCCGCCTTGCGGAGCAGTGGCCGCACGAGCTCACCATCATTCTGCAGCACCAGTTCTCGAATCTCGAAGTCGATCAGAACGGATTCGGCGTCACTTTGTCCTTCCGCTCGATCCCGGAGCATCTCTACATCCCCTTCGCCGCCATCACTGATTTCTACGACCCCTCGGTCGAGTTCGGCCTGCGCTTCGAGGCCTCGGATATGGAGGAGGAAGAGGACGAGGAGGAAGAGGACGCGCCGCCGCAGCGCCCGACGCTGCGCGCGGTCGACGAAATCGCGGAAGCCGCGCCCGTGAAGGCCGCGCCGGCCAAAGCGCCCGCCAAGATCGAGAAGGTCGAGGAAAAGCGCGCGGCGAGCAAGGCGGACGCCCCGGCGGCGGAAAGCGCCGAAGCCGAGAGCGACGGCGACGCCAAGGTCGTCTCCATCGACGCCTTCCGCAAGAAGACCTGA